One genomic window of Punica granatum isolate Tunisia-2019 chromosome 1, ASM765513v2, whole genome shotgun sequence includes the following:
- the LOC116208397 gene encoding long-chain-alcohol O-fatty-acyltransferase-like codes for MSWASAIALLCYCYAVAASAPNCALSLAALLRFIYLLAVLPLGLSSILLVLPSAVFLACLCNFKLLLFHSAQALSLSLTELPPTPSKPPPPYRAEPRYLEAQPVDQDPTRKHVQTIQKRSASSPVSSLCYCIAASVPKGTLRLISLLPLFYLLTVLPLGLSSFHLAGPTTFLLMWPCNFNLLLFSFGAGPLSRSPNCLHFVWHQRNRGQTRTMLSLSRATDINQCSEGFGSLHNLQGMVLLATNVLLLSLLSHAYNYGPFLPPCIVWGLYCRHAFLEIELVLAIYAIPAWVVLRGLGLELEPQFDKRHLTTSLEVFWGRRWNLAVSGILRLTVYNPLRSICVPIIGPDLGTYAAVITTFTVSGLMDEALFFYFTRAGPTWEVTAFFLIQGVS; via the exons ATGTCTTGGGCCTCAGCAATTGCATTGCTCTGTTACTGCTACGCTGTAGCAGCTTCCGCACCAAATTGCGCATTGAGTCTTGCCGCCCTCCTGCGCTTCATCTACCTCCTCGCCGTCCTTCCCCTTGGCCTCTCCTCGATCCTCCTAGTCCTGCCTTCTGCGGTCTTCCTAGCCTGCCTCTGCAACTTCAAGCTCCTCCTCTTTCATTCTGCACaggccctctctctctcgctcacGGAGCTGCCTCCAACACCCTCCAAACCACCCCCCCCCTACAGAGCAGAGCCAAGATATCTGGAAGCACAGCCCGTGGATCAGGACCCGACTAGGAAGCACGTCCAAACAATACAGAAACGCTC AGCTTCATCACCAGTTTCATCCCTCTGCTACTGCATAGCAGCTTCAGTCCCTAAAGGCACATTGAGGCTCATCTCCCTCTTGCCCCTCTTCTACCTCCTCACCGTACTTCCCCTCGGCCTCTCCTCATTCCATCTAGCCGGGCCGACCACGTTCCTCCTCATGTGGCCCTGCAACTTCaatctcctcctcttctcctttgGTGCAGGCCCTCTATCTCGCTCCCCGAACTGCCTCCACTTTGTCTGG CATCAGAGAAACCGTGGGCAAACAAGAACCATGCTGTCCCTGTCCAGAGCCACCGACATTAACCAATGCTCGGAAGGATTTGGGTCTTTACATAATCTTCAAGGAATGGTTCTGTTGGCTACTAATGTGTTGCTTCTATCTTTACTTTCTCATGCCTACAACTACGGGCCCTTCTTACCCCCCTGCATTGTTTGGGGCCTCTACTGCCGACACGCTTTCCTTGAAATAGAACTCGTGCTGGCCATCTATGCAATCCCTGCTTGGGTCGTGCTGAGAGGGCTTGGGCTCGAGCTTGAGCCACAGTTCGACAAACGTCATCTCACAACCTCCCTCGAAGTCTTTTGGGGCCGTAGATGGAACCTAGCAGTCTCCGGGATCCTCCGCTTGACCGTCTACAATCCCTTGCGGAGTATCTGTGTCCCAATAATTGGCCCTGACCTAGGCACCTATGCTGCTGTCATCACCACATTCACAGTCTCGGGCTTAATGGACGAGGCTCTGTTCTTTTACTTCACGAGAGCAGGCCCCACATGGGAAGTCACGGCATTCTTTCTAATACAAGGAGTTTCATGA
- the LOC116189998 gene encoding protein ENHANCED DOWNY MILDEW 2-like isoform X2, translating into MDSSDDEAEKRPELVSNYYFLDHDDEPISFSVLPLLWNEQDSVNPHEDSSGPKGGVFLHGSADKGLKAIYREVQAWKIDLNNVSAEISVLSKDNCWFKLQKPRKSYEGTIRNVLITVNCLHYLKRNPESSAKSLWDYMAKAFRLYEVRPGAKDLANHTSLVKEAIKKDDSLAKCKFLTTFLEGKQWMRKQSSEGVQSTSKPGFIVEDDEMEVVEDDPDAEDDEDVFDSVCAICDNGGELLCCEGRCMRSFHATAEAGEDSTCESLGLTNAEVEAIQQFLCKNCEYKQHQCFVCGKLGSSDKSSGAEVFACVSATCSRFYHPHCVAKLLHPKDADAAKELQKNIAGGKSFTCPSHKCCVCGKGENKKMPELQFAVCRRCPRSYHRKCLPKEIAFEDTEDEETRAWEDLLLNRILIYCLKHELDQGLGTPVRDHLKFPHVEEKKTAISGKRKKPTRELPAGIEKKVAEKSPASDEYLSRTPRKTSDQKERLSSLANGSLKSKRAKVSTEQEIPKKAKVTNASGQSSKDNKKLGSLAGGNSSAAKEKEDTVSLGERLFSLYMEGSETEQVDAVKQDKTLASETTLKKLDSSLPPLDADSERRIRDIIKDATSSVSMQDVLEKQKLPSTHTQSLKSNVDKAITMGKLEGAVEAVRTALQKIEEGGSIEDAQAVCDPDVLSQLFKWKDKLKVYLSPFIFGMRYTSFGRHFTKVDKLEEIADKLHWYVENGDTIVDFCCGANDFSCLLEKKLKETGKKCSYKNYDLFPAKNTFNFEKRDWMTVSPKELPAGNKLIMGLNPPFGVNAALANKFIDKALEFKPKLLILIVPPETQRLDKKKFAYDLVWEDDNFLSGKSFYLPGSVDESDKQMDQWNLNAPLLYLWSHPKWTSKHKAVAQRQGHLEDKSNATEFPDYSGADRSKQGGVPSVSNGDILRQNERAEETKESKVVTEGQNGSFSLGNSRKDGPENQESQSPEDSRKRQCDKMAMEISRPSPRETNARSPFSVQSRNSSDMSLAANIGGSNHQSHVENLHPEFEEDYTLGLDNIIEDIGRTYGLNNDEYLVSERLSNSLSPHPEYRARNLEEPHMGHLRERPDGYGSSSTTEADERYWRELDMRTQARPTSSTYGPVASPLTELSYRMTTSTMQRYAPRLDELNPPRMGSGVGPDPLGMSRPGPSRMGGGGGPDPVGMSRPEPSRMGSGGGPDPRGVSTLGFRDLRAPHPGEYHGHQQGFASGPYNPFSHTNSSGWLNE; encoded by the exons ATGGATTCTTCCGACGACGAGGCCGAGAAGCGGCCGGAGCTCGTCTCGAACTACTACTTCTTGGACCACGACGACGAGCCCATCTCCTTCTCGGTGCTCCCCCTCCTGTGGAATGAGCAGGATAGCGTGAACCCTCATGAGGACTCCAGTGGTCCGAAGGGTGGCGTATTTCTGCACGGGAGCGCTGACAAGGGGCTGAAGGCGATATACAGGGAGGTCCAGGCGTGGAAGATTGACCTGAACAATGTGAGCGCTGAGATATCCGTGCTCTCCAAGGACAACTGCTGGTTCAAGCTCCAGAAGCCGAGGAAGAGCTACGAGGGTACGATCAGGAACGTGCTGATCACCGTGAATTGCTTGCATTACTTGAAGAGGAACCCCGAGTCGTCAGCCAAATCTCTCTGGGACTACATGGCTAAGGCTTTTAG GTTGTACGAGGTGAGGCCAGGTGCAAAAGACTTGGCAAATCACACATCTTTGGTCAAGGAAGCTATCAAGAAGGACGATAGCTTAGCGAAGTGCAAG TTCTTAACCACATTCCTTGAGGGGAAGCAGTGGATGAGGAAACAGTCTAGTGAG GGTGTTCAAAGTACTTCAAAGCCTGGCTTTATAGTTGAAGATGATGAAATGGAGGTTGTGGAAGATGATCCTGATGCTGAGGATGATGAAGACGTGTTTGATTCGGTTTGTGCGATCTGTGACAATGGTGGCGAGCTTTTGTG CTGCGAGGGAAGGTGTATGAGGTCATTTCATGCAACAGCAGAAGCTGGTGAAGATTCCACGTGCGAGTCCCTAGGACTTACAAATGCTGAAGTGGAG GCAATACAGCAATTTCTCTGCAAAAATTGTGAATACAAGCAGCATCAATGCTTTGTTTGTGGGAAATTGGGCTCCTCAGATAAGTCCTCTGGTGCCGAG GTCTTTGCCTGTGTCTCTGCAACCTGTAGCCGCTTTTACCATCCACACTGTGTTGCAAAATTGCTCCATCCTAAAGATGCAGATGCTGCAAAGGaacttcaaaaaaatattgctGGAGGGAAATCTTTTACTTGCCCTAGTCACAAATGCTGCGTTTGTGGTAAAGGAGAAAATAAGAAGATGCCCGAGTTACAGTTTGCCGTGTGCAGGCGCTGCCCTAGATCATACCATAGAAAATGCTTGCCTAA GGAAATTGCTTTTGAAGATACAGAGGATGAAGAAACAAGGGCATGGGAGGATTTACTGCTCAATCGTATATTGATATACTGCCT AAAGCATGAGCTTGATCAAGGACTCGGGACTCCAGTCAGGGATCACCTAAAATTTCCCCATGTAGAAGAGAAAAAGACAGCTATAAGTGGGAAGAGGAAAAAACCAACGCGGGAGTTGCCTGCAGgcatagaaaaaaaagtggcAGAGAAGTCACCTGCTTCAGATGAATACCTGAGTAGAACGCCTAGGAAAACATCAGATCAGAAGGAAAGATTATCTTCTCTGGCCAATGGAAGTTTAAAAAGCAAAAGGGCCAAGGTATCCACTGAACAAGAAATTCCGAAGAAAGCCAAAGTGACAAATGCATCTGGACAGTCTTCAAAGGATAACAAGAAGTTGGGTTCACTGGCTGGGGGAAATTCCTCAGCAGCCAAGGAAAAGGAAGACACTGTCTCCTTGGGTGAAAGGttattttctctttatatGGAGGGCTCAGAGACTGAGCAAGTAGATGCTGTGAAACAAGATAAGACTCTTGCTTCAGAAACTACATTGAAGAAGTTAGACAGTTCTCTGCCCCCATTAGATGCTGATTCAGAGAGGAG GATTCGAGATATAATAAAAGATGCAACATCCTCAGTGAGTATGCAAGATGTGTTAGAAAAGCAGAAACTTCCATCTACTCATACACAATCCCTTAAGTCTAATGTAGACAAAGCAATTACTATGGGAAAGCTGGAGGGTGCCGTTGAG GCTGTTCGGACAGCATTGCAGAAGATAGAGGAAGGTGGAAGCATTGAAGATGCACAAGCAGTTTGTGATCCGGATGTTTTGAGCCAGCTGTTTAAGTGGAAG GACAAGCTCAAAGTATATCTTTCACCATTTATTTTTGGAATGCGCTACACATCCTTTGGTCGACACTTCACGAAAGTGGATAAGCTTGAAGAG ATTGCTGACAAGCTGCATTGGTATGTTGAAAATGGTGATACG ATTGTTGATTTCTGCTGTGGTGCAAACGATTTTAGTTGCCTATTGGAAAAAAAGCTCAAAGAAACAGGGAAGAAGTGCTCATACAAGAATTATGATCTATTCCCAGCAAAG AACACGTTCAATTTCGAGAAAAGGGATTGGATGACTGTCAGTCCAAAAGAGCTGCCTGCTGGGAATAAACTG ATCATGGGCCTTAATCCTCCCTTCGGTGTCAATGCGGCTTTGGCGAACAAGTTTATCGATAAAGCTCTTGAATTTAAACCAAAACTTCTCATCCTCATCGTTCCACCAGAGACGCAAAG GTTAGATAAGAAGAAGTTTGCGTATGATCTGGTCTGGGAGGATGATAATTTCTTATCAGGAAAG TCATTTTACTTGCCTGGGTCTGTTGATGAGAGCGACAAACAAATGGACCAGTGGAACTTGAACGCTCCACTCCTCTATCTTTGGAGCCATCCCAAATGGACTTCGAAACACAAGGCTGTAGCCCAAAGGCAGGGCCATCTAGAAGACAAAAGCAATGCTACTGAGTTTCCTGATTATTCAGGAGCTGATCGAAGTAAGCAGGGTGGTGTGCCTTCAGTATCTAATGGTGATATTCTCAGACAAAATGAGAGGGCTGAAGAGACCAAAGAGAGTAAGGTTGTGACTGAAGGCCAGAATGGAAGCTTCTCGCTCGGCAATAGCAGGAAAGACGGTCCTGAAAATCAGGAGAGTCAGTCTCCTGAGGATTCTAGAAAGAGGCAATGTGATAAAATGGCCATGGAAATATCTCGCCCTTCACCAAGGGAGACAAATGCGAGATCTCCTTTCAGTGTGCAGTCTAGAAACTCATCGGACATGTCTCTAGCTGCTAATATTGGGGGGAGTAATCATCAATCTCACGTTGAGAATTTGCATCCTGAGTTTGAGGAAGATTATACTTTGGGATTGGACAACATAATTGAGGATATCGGAAGGACATATGGCCTCAACAATGATGAGTACCTCGTAAGTGAGAGGCTTTCAAACAGTTTGAGCCCTCATCCTGAGTACAG GGCTCGGAACTTGGAGGAGCCTCACATGGGGCATCTGAGAGAGAGACCAGATGGTTATGGATCTTCCTCCACCACTGAAGCAGACGAGAGGTACTGGAGAGAACTCGACATGAGAACACAG GCACGACCCACTTCATCCACCTACGGGCCGGTGGCCTCGCCCTTGACTGAACTGTCTTATCGGATGACCACTTCAACAATGCAGAGGTATGCCCCCCGTCTCGATGAGCTGAACCCACCAAGGATGGGTAGCGGGGTAGGACCTGATCCTCTGGGGATGAGCAGGCCCGGCCCATCAAGGATGGGTGGCGGGGGAGGACCTGATCCTGTGGGGATGAGCAGGCCCGAACCATCAAGGATGGGTAGTGGGGGAGGACCTGACCCTCGGGGGGTGAGCACGCTTGGTTTCCGTGACCTGAGAGCACCTCATCCAGGAGAATATCACGGACATCAGCAAGGCTTTGCGTCGGGCCCGTACAATCCATTCTCCCATACGAATTCTTCAGGCTGGCTCAACGAATAG
- the LOC116189998 gene encoding protein ENHANCED DOWNY MILDEW 2-like isoform X1: MDSSDDEAEKRPELVSNYYFLDHDDEPISFSVLPLLWNEQDSVNPHEDSSGPKGGVFLHGSADKGLKAIYREVQAWKIDLNNVSAEISVLSKDNCWFKLQKPRKSYEGTIRNVLITVNCLHYLKRNPESSAKSLWDYMAKAFRLYEVRPGAKDLANHTSLVKEAIKKDDSLAKCKFLTTFLEGKQWMRKQSSEGVQSTSKPGFIVEDDEMEVVEDDPDAEDDEDVFDSVCAICDNGGELLCCEGRCMRSFHATAEAGEDSTCESLGLTNAEVEAIQQFLCKNCEYKQHQCFVCGKLGSSDKSSGAEVFACVSATCSRFYHPHCVAKLLHPKDADAAKELQKNIAGGKSFTCPSHKCCVCGKGENKKMPELQFAVCRRCPRSYHRKCLPKEIAFEDTEDEETRAWEDLLLNRILIYCLKHELDQGLGTPVRDHLKFPHVEEKKTAISGKRKKPTRELPAGIEKKVAEKSPASDEYLSRTPRKTSDQKERLSSLANGSLKSKRAKVSTEQEIPKKAKVTNASGQSSKDNKKLGSLAGGNSSAAKEKEDTVSLGERLFSLYMEGSETEQVDAVKQDKTLASETTLKKLDSSLPPLDADSERRIRDIIKDATSSVSMQDVLEKQKLPSTHTQSLKSNVDKAITMGKLEGAVEAVRTALQKIEEGGSIEDAQAVCDPDVLSQLFKWKDKLKVYLSPFIFGMRYTSFGRHFTKVDKLEEIADKLHWYVENGDTIVDFCCGANDFSCLLEKKLKETGKKCSYKNYDLFPAKNTFNFEKRDWMTVSPKELPAGNKLIMGLNPPFGVNAALANKFIDKALEFKPKLLILIVPPETQRLDKKKFAYDLVWEDDNFLSGKSFYLPGSVDESDKQMDQWNLNAPLLYLWSHPKWTSKHKAVAQRQGHLEDKSNATEFPDYSGADRSKQGGVPSVSNGDILRQNERAEETKESKVVTEGQNGSFSLGNSRKDGPENQESQSPEDSRKRQCDKMAMEISRPSPRETNARSPFSVQSRNSSDMSLAANIGGSNHQSHVENLHPEFEEDYTLGLDNIIEDIGRTYGLNNDEYLVSERLSNSLSPHPEYRARNLEEPHMGHLRERPDGYGSSSTTEADERYWRELDMRTQVRLYGWQESDMSQRTSYPVVPDLPYPQARPTSSTYGPVASPLTELSYRMTTSTMQRYAPRLDELNPPRMGSGVGPDPLGMSRPGPSRMGGGGGPDPVGMSRPEPSRMGSGGGPDPRGVSTLGFRDLRAPHPGEYHGHQQGFASGPYNPFSHTNSSGWLNE; encoded by the exons ATGGATTCTTCCGACGACGAGGCCGAGAAGCGGCCGGAGCTCGTCTCGAACTACTACTTCTTGGACCACGACGACGAGCCCATCTCCTTCTCGGTGCTCCCCCTCCTGTGGAATGAGCAGGATAGCGTGAACCCTCATGAGGACTCCAGTGGTCCGAAGGGTGGCGTATTTCTGCACGGGAGCGCTGACAAGGGGCTGAAGGCGATATACAGGGAGGTCCAGGCGTGGAAGATTGACCTGAACAATGTGAGCGCTGAGATATCCGTGCTCTCCAAGGACAACTGCTGGTTCAAGCTCCAGAAGCCGAGGAAGAGCTACGAGGGTACGATCAGGAACGTGCTGATCACCGTGAATTGCTTGCATTACTTGAAGAGGAACCCCGAGTCGTCAGCCAAATCTCTCTGGGACTACATGGCTAAGGCTTTTAG GTTGTACGAGGTGAGGCCAGGTGCAAAAGACTTGGCAAATCACACATCTTTGGTCAAGGAAGCTATCAAGAAGGACGATAGCTTAGCGAAGTGCAAG TTCTTAACCACATTCCTTGAGGGGAAGCAGTGGATGAGGAAACAGTCTAGTGAG GGTGTTCAAAGTACTTCAAAGCCTGGCTTTATAGTTGAAGATGATGAAATGGAGGTTGTGGAAGATGATCCTGATGCTGAGGATGATGAAGACGTGTTTGATTCGGTTTGTGCGATCTGTGACAATGGTGGCGAGCTTTTGTG CTGCGAGGGAAGGTGTATGAGGTCATTTCATGCAACAGCAGAAGCTGGTGAAGATTCCACGTGCGAGTCCCTAGGACTTACAAATGCTGAAGTGGAG GCAATACAGCAATTTCTCTGCAAAAATTGTGAATACAAGCAGCATCAATGCTTTGTTTGTGGGAAATTGGGCTCCTCAGATAAGTCCTCTGGTGCCGAG GTCTTTGCCTGTGTCTCTGCAACCTGTAGCCGCTTTTACCATCCACACTGTGTTGCAAAATTGCTCCATCCTAAAGATGCAGATGCTGCAAAGGaacttcaaaaaaatattgctGGAGGGAAATCTTTTACTTGCCCTAGTCACAAATGCTGCGTTTGTGGTAAAGGAGAAAATAAGAAGATGCCCGAGTTACAGTTTGCCGTGTGCAGGCGCTGCCCTAGATCATACCATAGAAAATGCTTGCCTAA GGAAATTGCTTTTGAAGATACAGAGGATGAAGAAACAAGGGCATGGGAGGATTTACTGCTCAATCGTATATTGATATACTGCCT AAAGCATGAGCTTGATCAAGGACTCGGGACTCCAGTCAGGGATCACCTAAAATTTCCCCATGTAGAAGAGAAAAAGACAGCTATAAGTGGGAAGAGGAAAAAACCAACGCGGGAGTTGCCTGCAGgcatagaaaaaaaagtggcAGAGAAGTCACCTGCTTCAGATGAATACCTGAGTAGAACGCCTAGGAAAACATCAGATCAGAAGGAAAGATTATCTTCTCTGGCCAATGGAAGTTTAAAAAGCAAAAGGGCCAAGGTATCCACTGAACAAGAAATTCCGAAGAAAGCCAAAGTGACAAATGCATCTGGACAGTCTTCAAAGGATAACAAGAAGTTGGGTTCACTGGCTGGGGGAAATTCCTCAGCAGCCAAGGAAAAGGAAGACACTGTCTCCTTGGGTGAAAGGttattttctctttatatGGAGGGCTCAGAGACTGAGCAAGTAGATGCTGTGAAACAAGATAAGACTCTTGCTTCAGAAACTACATTGAAGAAGTTAGACAGTTCTCTGCCCCCATTAGATGCTGATTCAGAGAGGAG GATTCGAGATATAATAAAAGATGCAACATCCTCAGTGAGTATGCAAGATGTGTTAGAAAAGCAGAAACTTCCATCTACTCATACACAATCCCTTAAGTCTAATGTAGACAAAGCAATTACTATGGGAAAGCTGGAGGGTGCCGTTGAG GCTGTTCGGACAGCATTGCAGAAGATAGAGGAAGGTGGAAGCATTGAAGATGCACAAGCAGTTTGTGATCCGGATGTTTTGAGCCAGCTGTTTAAGTGGAAG GACAAGCTCAAAGTATATCTTTCACCATTTATTTTTGGAATGCGCTACACATCCTTTGGTCGACACTTCACGAAAGTGGATAAGCTTGAAGAG ATTGCTGACAAGCTGCATTGGTATGTTGAAAATGGTGATACG ATTGTTGATTTCTGCTGTGGTGCAAACGATTTTAGTTGCCTATTGGAAAAAAAGCTCAAAGAAACAGGGAAGAAGTGCTCATACAAGAATTATGATCTATTCCCAGCAAAG AACACGTTCAATTTCGAGAAAAGGGATTGGATGACTGTCAGTCCAAAAGAGCTGCCTGCTGGGAATAAACTG ATCATGGGCCTTAATCCTCCCTTCGGTGTCAATGCGGCTTTGGCGAACAAGTTTATCGATAAAGCTCTTGAATTTAAACCAAAACTTCTCATCCTCATCGTTCCACCAGAGACGCAAAG GTTAGATAAGAAGAAGTTTGCGTATGATCTGGTCTGGGAGGATGATAATTTCTTATCAGGAAAG TCATTTTACTTGCCTGGGTCTGTTGATGAGAGCGACAAACAAATGGACCAGTGGAACTTGAACGCTCCACTCCTCTATCTTTGGAGCCATCCCAAATGGACTTCGAAACACAAGGCTGTAGCCCAAAGGCAGGGCCATCTAGAAGACAAAAGCAATGCTACTGAGTTTCCTGATTATTCAGGAGCTGATCGAAGTAAGCAGGGTGGTGTGCCTTCAGTATCTAATGGTGATATTCTCAGACAAAATGAGAGGGCTGAAGAGACCAAAGAGAGTAAGGTTGTGACTGAAGGCCAGAATGGAAGCTTCTCGCTCGGCAATAGCAGGAAAGACGGTCCTGAAAATCAGGAGAGTCAGTCTCCTGAGGATTCTAGAAAGAGGCAATGTGATAAAATGGCCATGGAAATATCTCGCCCTTCACCAAGGGAGACAAATGCGAGATCTCCTTTCAGTGTGCAGTCTAGAAACTCATCGGACATGTCTCTAGCTGCTAATATTGGGGGGAGTAATCATCAATCTCACGTTGAGAATTTGCATCCTGAGTTTGAGGAAGATTATACTTTGGGATTGGACAACATAATTGAGGATATCGGAAGGACATATGGCCTCAACAATGATGAGTACCTCGTAAGTGAGAGGCTTTCAAACAGTTTGAGCCCTCATCCTGAGTACAG GGCTCGGAACTTGGAGGAGCCTCACATGGGGCATCTGAGAGAGAGACCAGATGGTTATGGATCTTCCTCCACCACTGAAGCAGACGAGAGGTACTGGAGAGAACTCGACATGAGAACACAGGTCCGTCTCTATGGTTGGCAAGAGTCTGACATGTCCCAGAGAACCTCTTACCCCGTGGTGCCTGACTTACCATATCCCCAGGCACGACCCACTTCATCCACCTACGGGCCGGTGGCCTCGCCCTTGACTGAACTGTCTTATCGGATGACCACTTCAACAATGCAGAGGTATGCCCCCCGTCTCGATGAGCTGAACCCACCAAGGATGGGTAGCGGGGTAGGACCTGATCCTCTGGGGATGAGCAGGCCCGGCCCATCAAGGATGGGTGGCGGGGGAGGACCTGATCCTGTGGGGATGAGCAGGCCCGAACCATCAAGGATGGGTAGTGGGGGAGGACCTGACCCTCGGGGGGTGAGCACGCTTGGTTTCCGTGACCTGAGAGCACCTCATCCAGGAGAATATCACGGACATCAGCAAGGCTTTGCGTCGGGCCCGTACAATCCATTCTCCCATACGAATTCTTCAGGCTGGCTCAACGAATAG
- the LOC116190235 gene encoding long-chain-alcohol O-fatty-acyltransferase-like: MVDMEEMRSFVDVWASAVALLCYCYAVAASVPKGAARLASFLPVFYLLAVLPLGLSSFHLVTPCAFLLAWLCNFKLLLFSFGTGPLSRSPNCLHFILVASLPIDIKLVDAPPVEPRLLEARPSDHPINWKHNKSRCSERSGSTSPNLHRMVLLAAKALVVALAVHAYDYKPSLHPYLVWALHGAIWFFGIELALAVYAILGWAILGRSGLKLDAQFNEPCLSTSLEDFWGRRWNLTVSRIFRLAIYNPLRSVCVQMLGPDLACYPATIATFTISGLMHEAMCYYFIRVAPTWEVTAFFVIQGGCLVVEKVAKKRLGDSWQPNRVVSWFLTLGLLAMTAVPLLGLPLTRNGVDEKGIRECHAVANFIKEKVRRLISASTG, encoded by the coding sequence ATGGTGGACATGGAAGAGATGAGGAGTTTCGTCGACGTCTGGGCCTCTGCAGTTGCATTGCTCTGTTACTGCTACGCCGTGGCAGCTTCCGTGCCAAAGGGCGCAGCTAGGCTCGCCTCCTTCCTGCCCGTTTTCTACCTCCTTGCCGTCCTTCCCCTTGGCCTCTCATCTTTCCATCTCGTCACGCCGTGCGCGTTCCTCCTCGCATGGCTTTGCAACTTCAAGCTCCTCCTCTTTTCCTTCGGTACAGGACCTCTCTCTCGCTCCCCGAACTGCCTCCACTTTATCCTGGTCGCATCCTTACCCATTGATATCAAACTAGTCGACGCTCCGCCTGTGGAACCAAGATTATTGGAAGCCCGGCCATCTGATCACCCGATTAACTGGAAGCACAATAAAAGCAGATGCTCCGAAAGATCGGGTTCGACTTCGCCTAATCTCCATAGGATGGTTCTGCTGGCAGCCAAAGCATTGGTTGTGGCTTTAGCCGTTCATGCCTATGACTACAAGCCCAGCCTACACCCCTACTTAGTCTGGGCCCTCCATGGCGCCATTTGGTTCTTCGGAATAGAACTCGCACTAGCCGTCTATGCAATCCTGGGCTGGGCCATTCTTGGACGGTCGGGACTCAAGCTGGACGCCCAGTTCAACGAGCCATGCCTTTCGACCTCCCTGGAAGACTTCTGGGGCCGTAGGTGGAATCTGACTGTCTCCCGAATCTTCCGCCTGGCCATCTACAATCCATTACGGAGTGTTTGTGTCCAGATGCTGGGCCCTGACCTCGCTTGCTACCCTGCCACGATCGCTACGTTCACCATCTCTGGCTTGATGCACGAGGCTATGTGCTATTACTTCATCAGAGTAGCCCCAACATGGGAGGTCACAGCATTTTTTGTAATCCAAGGAGGCTGTTTGGTCGTAGAGAAGGTGGCAAAGAAGCGGCTCGGGGACTCGTGGCAGCCCAACAGGGTTGTCTCCTGGTTCTTGACCCTGGGGCTCTTGGCTATGACAGCAGTTCCGCTGCTCGGCCTCCCCTTGACCAGGAACGGCGTTGATGAGAAGGGCATCAGGGAATGCCATGCTGTAGCCAATTTCATTAAAGAGAAAGTTCGGCGACTCATCTCTGCATCGACAGGATGA